In the genome of Sphaeramia orbicularis chromosome 13, fSphaOr1.1, whole genome shotgun sequence, one region contains:
- the LOC115431136 gene encoding odorant receptor 131-2-like has protein sequence MEGNSTLFSGQSLTRQIKYRAVIVQMLVTVFICINVLLIITFFKKDCFRTTARYILFALILLADSFLLLMSDVLFMLSYYVITIHVWLCSIITTVILLYNFITPVTLTAMTLERYVAICMPLHHGELCSTRRTMHCVLIIHSISSIPCVVVMFTFFASVFDSFHKKHRLCSVEIFILHTWQSHLRSAICQFYFLIMCIIIVFCYIKIMKVAKAASGEDKKSTHKGLRTVVLHAFQLLLCLIQLWCPFIEAAVFQIDFTLFVNVRYFTYIIFSLAPRCLSHLVYGLRDEAFFHALKNVFSFCIKNINRQTRVVILHRKITI, from the coding sequence ATGGAAGGTAATAGTACATTGTTTAGTGGTCAGTCCTTGACACGACAAATTAAATACAGAGCAGTTATTGTGCAGATGTTGGTGACAGTGTTTATTTGTATTAATGTGTTGCTCATCATAACCTTTTTTAAAAAGGATTGCTTTCGCACAACTGCACGTTATATCCTATTTGCTCTCATACTTCTGGCTGATAGCTTTCTGTTATTAATGTCTGATGtcttgttcatgctttcttattaTGTAATTACAATACATGTATGGTTATGCAGCATTATCACTACTGTTATACTTTTGTACAATTTCATTACACCAGTGACTCTGACAGCTATGACTCTGGAGCGCTACGTAGCCATTTGTATGCCTCTGCATCATGGAGAGCTGTGCTCCACTCGCAGAACAATGCATTGTGTCCTCATCATCCACAGCATCAGTTCTATTCCCTGTGTTGTTGTTATGTTTACCTTTTTTGCATCCGTCTTTGATAGttttcacaaaaaacacagatTGTGTTCTGTGGAGATATTCATTCTCCACACATGGCAGAGTCATCTTAGGTCAGCTATATGTCAGTTTTATTTCTTAATAATGTGCATCATCATTGTATTCTGTTATATTAAAATAATGAAAGTGGCCAAAGCTGCATCAGGAGAGGATAAAAAGTCAACCCACAAAGGTCTGAGAACAGTGGTTCTTCATGCTTTCCAGCTGCTCCTCTGTCTCATCCAGCTGTGGTGTCCATTCATAGAAGCTGCTGTCTTTCAGATTGATTTTACATTATTTGTAAATGTCAGGTATTTTACCTACATAATATTTAGTCTTGCTCCTAGATGTCTAAGTCATCTGGTTTATGGCCTCAGAGATGAAGCATTTTTTCATGCACTGAAAAATGTGTTTAGCTTTTGTATTAAAAACATCAACCGACAAACGAGGGTAGttattttacacagaaaaattACTATTTGA
- the LOC115431137 gene encoding odorant receptor 131-2-like yields the protein MKDNNSLVGCQFLIRQITYDSMIVQVLVFVCICINLLLIVTFFKKDCFHTTARYILFALTLLTDSFLLLISDVLLIINYYRITMQMWLCIIITIFALFYFFITPVTLTAMTLERYVAICMPLHHGVLCSTRRTMHCILIIHIISSFPCIVILSPFFASIPDSFFRKCAFCSVETFMLQRWHEHLRSGISQFYFLIMCIVIVFCYVKIMKVAKAASGENKKSTGKGLRTVVLHAFQLLLCLIQLWCPIIENAVLHIDGRLFQKLRYVNYIIFSLFPRCLSPLVYGLRDETFFHALKSVCPRVSSWLDMSETPHQRPPHYPDEMPKPPRLAPSIMWQSSDFTLSSSE from the exons ATGAAAGACAATAACTCATTGGTTGGTTGTCAGTTCCTGATACGGCAGATTACTTATGATTCAATGATTGTGCAGGTATtggtgtttgtctgtatttgtattaACTTGTTGCTCATCGTAACCTTTTTTAAAAAGGACTGCTTTCACACAACTGCACGCTATATCTTGTTTGCTCTTACACTTCTGACTGACAGTTTTCTGTTATTAATATCCGATGTTCTGCTTATTATTAACTATTATAGAATTACAATGCAAATGTGGTTATGCATCATTATCactatttttgcacttttttactttttcattacaCCAGTGACTCTGACAGCAATGACACTGGAGCGTTATGTTGCCATTTGCATGCCCCTGCATCATGGAGTGCTGTGCTCCACTCGCAGAACTATGCACTGTATCCTTATCATCCACATCATCAGCTCTTTTCCCTGTATTGTTATTCTCTCTCCCTTTTTTGCATCCATTCCTGATAGTTTCTTCAGAAAATGTGCTTTTTGCTCTGTGGAGACTTTCATGTTACAAAGATGGCACGAGCATCTTAGATCAGGCATAAgtcagttttactttttaatcaTGTGTATTGTCATTGTATTCTGCTATGTTAAAATAATGAAAGTGGCCAAAGCTGCATCAGGAGAGAATAAAAAGTCAACTGGTAAAGGCCTCAGAACAGTGGTTCTTCATGCTTTCCAGTTGCTCCTCTGTCTCATCCAGCTGTGGTGTCCTATTATAGAAAATGCTGTCCTTCACATTGATGGCAGACTATTCCAGAAACTCAGATATGTTAACTACATAATCTTTAGTCTTTTTCCAAGATGTCTGAGTCCTTTAGTTTATGGACTCAGAGATGAAACATTTTTTCATGCATTGAAAAGT GTCTGCCCCAGGGTCTCCTCCTGGTTGGACATGTCTGAAACACCTCACCAGCGACCACCTCATTATCCTGATGAGATGCCCAAACCACCTCGACTTGCACCCTCTATAATGTGGCAGAGTagtgactttactctgagttctTCCGAATGA
- the LOC115431138 gene encoding odorant receptor 131-2-like produces MAYNYSDLDGESSILKGDYRITIIQVLVVIFLCINFLQLTTFFMKDFFYRTMRYILFANTLLADCMTLIITNILLILNTFRVAIQMWVCLIIYAISSLYFYITLVTLTAMTLERYVAICMPLRHAELCSTRRALYSILIIYALSSVPFIVMISALLASATLRYKEYTVCNVDMMIHYNWQRYLRLAVSQFYFLIMCFIIVFSYVKIMKVAKAASGESKKSTSKSLRTVVLHAFQLLLCLTQLWCPLIENAVLQIDIMLFIYIRYFDYIVFVLAPRCLSPLIYGLRDEKFVRELKYYALCRLYRKT; encoded by the coding sequence atggCTTATAACTATTCAGACTTAGATGGTGAATCCTCAATACTAAAAGGTGATTATCGGATTACTATAATACAGGTTCTGGTTGTAATCTTTCTTTGCATAAATTTTTTGCAGCTCACAACTTTTTTTATGAAGGATTTCTTTTACAGAACCATGCGCTACATCTTATTTGCTAATACATTATTAGCTGATTGCATGACATTAATCATAACAAATATTTTGCTAATCCTAAACACTTTTAGGGTTGCTATACAGATGTGGGTGTGTCTCATTATTTATGCTATATCATCTTTGTACTTTTATATTACACTGGTGACTCTGACGGCCATGACTCTGGAGCGTTATGTGGCCATTTGCATGCCACTGCGTCATGCAGAGCTGTGTTCCACTCGCAGAGCTCTGTACTCCATCCTCATCATCTATGCCCTTAGCTCTGTTCCTTTTATTGTTATGATCTCTGCTCTACTTGCATCTGCTACGTTAAGGTACAAAGAATACACTGTATGTAACGTGGACATGATGATTCATTACAACTGGCAGCGATATCTTAGGTTAGCTGTgagtcagttttattttttaatcatgtgcTTCATAattgtattttcctatgttaaaATAATGAAAGTGGCCAAAGCTGCATCAGGAGAAAGTAAAAAGTCAACTAGCAAAAGCCTCAGAACAGTGGTTCTTCATGCTTTCCAGCTCCTCCTCTGTCTCACCCAGCTTTGGTGTCCATTAATAGAAAATGCTGTCCTTCAGATTGATATTATGTTATTCATTTATATCAGGTACTTTGATTATATAGTATTTGTTCTTGCACCAAGATGTCTAAGTCCTCTAATTTATGGCCTCAGAGATGAAAAGTTTGTCCGTGAGCTGAAATACTATGCTCTCTGTCGTTTGTACAGGAAAACATAa
- the LOC115431139 gene encoding odorant receptor 131-2-like, whose amino-acid sequence MAYNYSDLDGGFSIPRVDHRITIIQVLVVIFLCINFLQLTTFFMKDFFYRTMRYILFANTLLADCMTLIITNILLILNTFRVAIQMWMCLIVCAISSFYFYITLVTLTAMTLERYVAICMPLRHAELCSTRRALYSILIIYALSSVPFIVIISAVLASATSRYKEYTECNVDMMIHYSWQRYLRLAVSQFYFLIMCLIIVFSYVKIMKVAKAASGESKKSTSKSLRTVVLHAFQLLLCLTQLWCPLIENAVLQIDIMLFVYIRYFDYIVFVLAPRCLSPLIYGLRDEKFVHELKYYALCGLYRKRLVLQ is encoded by the coding sequence atggCTTATAACTATTCAGACTTAGATGGTGGATTCTCAATACCAAGAGTTGATCATCGGATTACTATAATACAGGTTCTGGTTGTAATCTTTCTTTGCATAAATTTTTTGCAGCTCACAACTTTTTTTATGAAGGATTTCTTTTACAGAACCATGCGCTACATCTTATTTGCTAATACATTATTAGCTGATTGCATGACATTAATCATAACAAATATTTTGCTAATCCTAAACACTTTTAGGGTTGCTATACAGATGTGGATGTGTCTCATCGTTTGTGCTATATCatctttttacttttatattacACTGGTGACTCTGACGGCCATGACTCTGGAGCGTTATGTGGCCATTTGCATGCCACTGCGTCATGCAGAGCTGTGTTCCACTCGCAGAGCTCTGTACTCCATCCTCATCATCTATGCCCTTAGCTCTGttccttttattgttattatctcTGCTGTACTTGCATCTGCTACATCGAGGTACAAAGAATACACTGAATGTAATGTGGACATGATGATTCATTACAGCTGGCAGCGATATCTTAGGTTAGCTGTgagtcagttttattttttaatcatgtgcCTCATAattgtattttcctatgttaaaATAATGAAAGTGGCCAAAGCTGCATCAGGAGAAAGTAAAAAGTCAACTAGCAAAAGCCTCAGAACAGTGGTTCTTCATGCTTTCCAGCTCCTCCTCTGTCTCACCCAGCTTTGGTGTCCATTAATAGAAAATGCTGTCCTTCAGATTGATATTATGTTATTCGTTTATATCAGGTACTTTGATTATATAGTATTTGTTCTTGCACCAAGATGTCTAAGTCCTCTAATTTATGGCCTCAGAGATGAAAAGTTTGTCCATGAGCTGAAATACTATGCTCTCTGTGGTTTGTACAGGAAAAGATTAGTGCTACAATAG
- the LOC115431140 gene encoding odorant receptor 131-2-like: MAYNYSDLDGGFSIPRVDHRITIIQVLVVIFLCINFLQLTTFFMKDFFYRTMHYILFANTLLADCMTLIITNILLILNTFRVAIQMWMCLIVCAISSLYFYITLVTLTAMTLERYVAICMPLRHAELCSTRRALYSILIIYALSSIPFIVIISAVIASATLRYEEYTVCTVEVIIHYNWRLRFGISQFYFLIMCLIIVFSYVKIMKVAKAASGESKTSVTKGLRTVVLHAFQLLLCLTQLWCPLIENAVLQIDIMLFIYIRYFDYIVFILAPRCLSPLIYGLRDEKFVRELKYYALCRLYRKNNNRK, translated from the coding sequence atggCTTATAACTATTCAGACTTAGATGGTGGATTCTCAATACCAAGAGTTGATCATCGGATTACTATAATACAGGTTCTGGTTGTAATCTTTCTTTGCATAAATTTTTTGCAGCTCACAACTTTTTTTATGAAGGATTTCTTTTACAGAACCATGCACTACATCTTATTTGCTAATACATTATTAGCTGATTGCATGACATTAATCATAACAAATATTTTGCTAATCCTAAACACTTTTAGGGTTGCTATACAGATGTGGATGTGTCTCATTGTTTGTGCTATATCATCTTTGTACTTTTATATTACACTGGTGACTCTGACGGCCATGACTCTGGAGCGTTATGTGGCCATTTGCATGCCACTGCGTCATGCAGAGCTGTGTTCCACTCGCAGAGCTCTGTACTCCATCCTCATCATCTATGCCCTTAGCTCTAttccttttattgttattatctcTGCTGTAATTGCATCTGCTACATTAAGATACGAAGAATACACTGTATGTACTGTGGAGGTGATCATCCATTACAACTGGCGTCTTAGGTTTGGTAtaagtcagttttattttttaatcatgtgcCTCATAattgtattttcctatgttaaaATAATGAAAGTAGCCAAAGCTGCATCAGGAGAAAGTAAAACGTCAGTTACCAAAGGCCTCAGAACAGTGGTTCTTCATGCTTTCCAGCTCCTCCTCTGTCTCACCCAGCTTTGGTGTCCATTAATAGAAAATGCTGTCCTTCAGATTGATATTATGTTATTCATTTATATCAGGTACTTTGATTATATAGTATTTATTCTTGCACCAAGATGTCTAAGTCCTCTAATTTATGGCCTCAGAGATGAAAAGTTTGTCCGTGAGCTGAAATACTATGCTCTCTGTCGTTTGtacaggaaaaataataatagaaaataa
- the LOC115431142 gene encoding odorant receptor 131-2-like has protein sequence MTYNNTLVTGGSNLSGIVYRITIVQVLVVIFLSVNFLQLTTIFKKDFFYRTMRYILFANTLIADCMTLLVSNLLVILLNFQVTMQVWLCLMFYFELSLHNFITPVTLTAMTLERYVAICMPLRHGELCSTRRALHSILIIHALSSIPFIVIISALFSSVTVRFSIEYVLCSVEVTAFYNWQRYLRSVICQFYFLIMCIIIVFCYVKITKVAKAASGESKKSTSKGLRTVVLHAFQLLLCLINLLCPLIESALYQIDFMLLHHVRYINFIIFGLAPRCLSPLIYGLRDEKFVHELKYNAFCGLHRKRSVLKQKIIVG, from the coding sequence atgACTTATAACAATACACTTGTTACTGGTGGATCCAATCTATCAGGGATAGTTTACCGTATAACTATAGTTCAGGTTTTGGTGGTAATCTTTCTTTCTGTTAATTTTTTGCAGCTCACAACCATTTTTAAGAAGGATTTCTTTTACAGAACCATGCGCTACATCTTATTTGCTAATACATTAATAGCTGATTGTATGACCTTGTTGGTGTCAAATCTCTTGGTAATCCTACTCAATTTTCAGGTAACTATGCAAGTATGGTTGTGTCTTATGTTTTACTTTGAGTTATCTTTGCATAATTTTATCACGCCGGTGACTCTGACAGCCATGACTCTGGAGCGTTATGTGGCCATTTGCATGCCGCTGCGTCATGGTGAGTTGTGTTCCACTCGCAGAGCTCTGCACTCCATCCTCATCATTCATGCCCTTAGCTCTAttccttttattgttattatctcTGCTCTGTTTTCATCTGTCACAGTAAGGTTTTCTATTGAatatgttctgtgttctgtggagGTAACCGCCTTTTATAACTGGCAGCGATATCTTAGGTCAGTTATCtgccagttttattttttaatcatgtgcATCATAATTGTATTTTGTTATGTTAAAATAACGAAAGTGGCCAAAGCTGCATCAGGAGAAAGTAAAAAGTCAACTAGTAAAGGCCTCAGAACAGTGGTTCTTCATGCTTTCCAGCTGCTCCTCTGTCTCATCAATCTTTTGTGTCCATTGATAGAAAGTGCTCTTTATCAGATTGATTTCATGTTATTGCATCATGTCAGATACATTAACTTCATCATCTTTGGTCTTGCACCAAGATGTCTAAGTCCTCTCATTTATGGCCTCAGAGATGAAAAGTTTGTTCATGAGCTGAAATACAATGCTTTTTGTGGTTTGCACAGGAAGAGATCAGtgttaaaacagaaaataatagtgggataa